One stretch of Oceanimonas pelagia DNA includes these proteins:
- a CDS encoding glycosyltransferase family 2 protein produces the protein MHLRHSSNDWVLLQGKRTRLTPLGMATFNRYIRRHANAVLLYSDHKVSVPGHSHTLLKPAWSLDLVRASGYPGEVLAIRADALAHALHGQPASGIYELMLYLATRYRNEQFVHIPQVLWHTSTSCREFRQRELNPHILEQHLRHMRVEAQLSCDDHHYLHVHPTLPASPPRVSIIIPTRNMLHYLEPCIDSILANATYPDVEIIVVDNQSDDPATLRYLDKIACNSYVKVLRYPHPFNYSAINNFAAEHATGKILCLLNNDTAVITTDWLERLVAQLLQPGVGVVGAKLLYANHTVQHAGDAVGVAGCAAHMHVGLEADAPGYMGRAILTQDVSAVTGACLLTHTALYRQLGGLNAKHLAVAFNDVDYCLRVREAQYKVMMVPHARLYHYESVSRGGAKTPEKKQRMKQELNYMHQRWQHQLKQDPFYHPHMNKRLADFTPASRFWPWN, from the coding sequence GTGCACCTGCGCCATAGCAGCAACGACTGGGTGTTGCTACAAGGCAAGCGCACCCGGTTAACCCCATTGGGTATGGCTACCTTTAACCGCTATATTCGCCGGCATGCCAATGCAGTGCTGCTCTATTCAGACCATAAGGTCAGTGTGCCCGGGCACAGCCATACCCTGCTAAAGCCCGCCTGGAGCCTGGATTTGGTGCGTGCCAGTGGCTATCCCGGCGAAGTACTGGCCATTCGTGCCGACGCCCTTGCCCATGCTTTACATGGCCAGCCTGCGTCCGGCATTTACGAACTGATGCTGTATTTGGCCACCCGTTACCGGAATGAACAATTTGTGCACATTCCCCAAGTGCTGTGGCACACCAGCACTTCGTGCCGGGAGTTTAGGCAGCGGGAGCTGAATCCGCACATTCTTGAGCAGCATTTGCGCCACATGAGGGTTGAGGCGCAGCTAAGCTGTGATGACCACCATTATCTGCACGTTCACCCAACACTGCCGGCAAGCCCGCCTCGGGTAAGTATTATTATTCCTACCCGTAACATGCTGCATTACCTTGAGCCCTGCATTGACAGCATTTTAGCCAACGCCACTTATCCGGACGTTGAGATAATAGTGGTAGACAATCAAAGTGATGATCCGGCCACCCTGCGTTATCTGGATAAAATTGCCTGCAACAGCTATGTGAAAGTGCTTCGCTACCCCCACCCTTTCAATTATTCCGCCATTAACAATTTTGCTGCTGAACATGCCACAGGCAAAATATTGTGCCTGCTTAACAACGATACGGCCGTTATTACAACGGACTGGCTGGAACGGCTGGTGGCCCAGTTGCTGCAACCCGGAGTGGGTGTAGTGGGTGCCAAACTACTCTACGCCAACCATACCGTGCAGCACGCAGGTGACGCAGTTGGTGTGGCCGGTTGTGCCGCCCACATGCATGTAGGACTGGAGGCGGATGCACCAGGCTATATGGGCCGGGCCATTCTCACTCAGGATGTGTCGGCCGTTACCGGCGCTTGCCTGCTAACGCATACGGCACTTTATCGGCAACTGGGCGGGCTGAATGCCAAGCATCTGGCGGTGGCCTTTAACGACGTGGACTATTGCCTGCGGGTACGTGAAGCGCAATACAAGGTAATGATGGTGCCCCATGCCAGGCTTTATCATTACGAGTCGGTATCGCGTGGTGGAGCTAAAACACCGGAAAAAAAGCAACGAATGAAGCAGGAGCTGAACTACATGCACCAGCGCTGGCAACACCAGCTTAAACAAGACCCCTTTTATCACCCACACATGAACAAGCGCCTGGCCGATTTTACCCCGGCCAGTCGTTTCTGGCCCTGGAACTAA
- a CDS encoding glycosyltransferase family 1 protein — protein MPRHCYLVEEQTNPSSGFFLWPWLQASGHEVSVCRLNAPPPVMAQTNSSVIFVRYLTPAWRKWVENNRAQLGRLAFFMDDDLFDLGAHAGLPLRYRYKLWLLACRHKNWLQRMGVELWVSTPWLAEKYARWSPQVLQPQSPYTHSRPQKTLFYHGSASHGPEFEWLYPVFEQVLAQDASLSVELIGSQAVRKQFAGLPKVHVLHPMSWPAYQALLARPGRTIGLAPLLNSRFNAARAPTKFFDITQAGAVGLYADHPVYRALVRHEHNGLLLPMVQQAWVNAILRLSADDKARQIMMEKAKAAITKK, from the coding sequence ATGCCACGCCATTGCTATTTGGTGGAAGAGCAAACCAACCCCAGTTCCGGCTTTTTTCTATGGCCCTGGTTACAGGCGAGCGGCCATGAGGTTAGCGTATGTAGGCTGAACGCTCCACCGCCAGTTATGGCACAAACTAACAGCAGCGTGATATTTGTTCGCTACCTTACCCCTGCCTGGCGAAAGTGGGTTGAAAATAACCGGGCCCAACTTGGCCGGCTGGCGTTTTTTATGGACGACGATCTGTTCGACCTTGGTGCCCATGCCGGTTTGCCGTTGCGCTATCGCTACAAGCTCTGGCTGCTGGCCTGTCGGCATAAAAACTGGCTGCAACGCATGGGGGTGGAACTGTGGGTATCCACCCCTTGGCTGGCGGAAAAATATGCCCGCTGGTCGCCACAGGTGCTGCAACCGCAGTCACCCTATACGCACTCAAGGCCACAAAAAACGCTGTTTTATCATGGCTCGGCGTCTCACGGGCCCGAGTTTGAGTGGCTTTACCCTGTGTTTGAGCAAGTGCTGGCGCAGGATGCCAGCCTGAGTGTGGAGTTAATTGGCAGCCAGGCGGTTCGCAAACAGTTTGCCGGACTCCCCAAAGTGCATGTGTTGCACCCCATGAGCTGGCCGGCTTACCAGGCCTTGCTGGCCCGCCCGGGCCGCACTATTGGCCTAGCGCCGCTGCTGAACAGCCGCTTTAACGCCGCCCGGGCTCCCACTAAATTTTTTGACATTACCCAGGCCGGCGCCGTGGGCCTTTATGCGGACCACCCGGTATACCGCGCTCTGGTGCGCCATGAGCATAATGGCCTGCTGCTGCCCATGGTTCAGCAAGCCTGGGTAAATGCCATTTTGCGGTTAAGCGCGGATGATAAGGCAAGACAGATAATGATGGAAAAGGCCAAAGCGGCCATTACAAAAAAATGA
- the rfbA gene encoding glucose-1-phosphate thymidylyltransferase RfbA, with translation MNRRKGIILAGGSGTRLYPVTMAVSKQLLPVYDKPMIYYPLCTLMLAGIKDILVISTPQDTPRFEQLLGDGSQWGINLSYAVQHSPDGLAQAFLIGADFIGEDPCALVLGDNIFFGHNLQQELVQTNNQAQGATVFAYHVQDPERYGVVEFNEHGHALSLEEKPAHPKSNYAVTGLYFYDNQVIDIARSLQPSARGELEITDVNRQYLALGALSVSVMGRGYAWLDTGTHDSLMEAGSFIQTIEHRQGLKVACPEEIAYRKGFIDAKQVARLAEPLAKTAYGQYLLRLIQPGFKA, from the coding sequence TTGAACAGGCGTAAAGGCATTATTCTGGCCGGGGGCTCAGGCACCCGGCTTTATCCGGTCACCATGGCGGTGAGCAAACAGCTGCTGCCGGTCTATGACAAGCCGATGATCTATTATCCGCTGTGCACCCTGATGCTGGCGGGCATTAAAGACATTCTGGTGATCAGCACGCCGCAGGATACCCCTCGTTTTGAGCAGTTGCTGGGCGATGGCAGCCAATGGGGGATTAACTTGAGTTATGCGGTGCAGCACAGCCCCGACGGGCTGGCTCAGGCCTTTCTTATTGGTGCAGATTTTATTGGCGAAGACCCCTGTGCCCTTGTGTTGGGCGACAATATCTTTTTTGGCCATAACCTGCAGCAGGAGCTGGTGCAAACCAACAACCAGGCTCAGGGTGCCACCGTGTTCGCCTATCATGTGCAAGATCCGGAGCGCTATGGCGTGGTGGAGTTTAATGAGCACGGCCATGCTCTCTCATTGGAAGAAAAGCCCGCTCATCCCAAAAGTAACTATGCAGTTACTGGCCTGTATTTTTACGATAACCAGGTCATTGATATTGCCCGTAGTTTGCAGCCCTCTGCACGGGGAGAACTGGAGATTACCGATGTAAACCGGCAGTACCTGGCGCTGGGCGCATTGTCGGTATCTGTAATGGGCAGAGGTTATGCTTGGCTGGACACAGGCACCCACGACAGCCTGATGGAAGCCGGTAGTTTTATTCAGACCATTGAGCACCGCCAGGGCCTGAAAGTGGCCTGCCCGGAAGAAATTGCCTACCGCAAGGGCTTTATTGATGCCAAGCAGGTTGCCCGCTTGGCCGAGCCACTGGCCAAAACCGCCTATGGCCAGTATTTGCTGCGCCTGATCCAACCCGGATTTAAAGCCTGA
- the rfbB gene encoding dTDP-glucose 4,6-dehydratase, with protein MRKILVTGGAGFIGSAVIRHIIQHTPDAVINVDKLTYAGNLESLVGVADSPRYHFAHLDICDGAGLETLFAEHQPDAVLHLAAESHVDRSISGPAEFITTNVVGTCTLLEAARHYWSGLDDERKTAFRFHHVSTDEVYGDLHGTDDLFTETTPYAPSSPYSASKAGSDHLVRAWHRTYGLPVLITNCSNNYGPCQFPEKLIPLVILNALEGKPLPVYGKGDQVRDWLYVEDHAKALYTVLTQGQIGDTWNIGGHNEKTNLEVVNSICSILDELVPSPLAPYRSLITHVIDRPGHDRRYAIDAGKIERELGWTPQETFESGLRKTVQWYLANPRWVSHVKSGEYRQWLAQHYGGQG; from the coding sequence ATGCGCAAAATTCTGGTTACCGGCGGAGCCGGCTTTATTGGCTCGGCGGTGATCCGCCATATTATTCAGCACACGCCCGATGCGGTGATAAACGTAGACAAGCTCACCTATGCGGGCAATCTTGAGTCGTTGGTCGGGGTAGCCGACTCGCCCCGCTATCACTTTGCTCATCTCGACATTTGTGATGGCGCCGGACTGGAAACGCTGTTTGCCGAGCATCAGCCCGATGCGGTGCTGCACCTGGCAGCAGAGAGCCATGTGGACAGATCCATTTCCGGCCCGGCCGAGTTCATTACTACCAATGTGGTCGGCACCTGCACCCTGCTGGAAGCGGCCCGCCACTACTGGAGCGGGCTGGATGACGAGCGCAAAACGGCCTTTCGCTTTCATCATGTGTCTACCGACGAGGTCTATGGCGACCTGCACGGCACGGACGATCTCTTTACCGAAACCACGCCCTATGCTCCCAGTAGCCCCTATTCCGCCAGCAAGGCCGGTTCGGATCACCTGGTGCGGGCCTGGCACCGTACTTATGGCCTGCCGGTGCTGATCACCAATTGCTCCAACAACTACGGCCCCTGCCAGTTTCCGGAAAAGCTCATTCCACTGGTGATATTAAACGCGCTGGAAGGCAAGCCACTGCCCGTGTATGGCAAGGGTGATCAAGTTCGCGACTGGCTCTATGTGGAAGATCATGCCAAGGCCCTGTATACCGTGCTCACTCAAGGCCAGATTGGTGACACCTGGAACATTGGCGGCCATAACGAAAAAACCAATCTGGAAGTGGTTAACAGCATTTGCAGCATTCTGGATGAACTCGTCCCCTCACCCCTTGCCCCTTACCGTTCACTGATCACTCATGTAATAGATCGTCCGGGCCATGACAGGCGCTACGCCATAGATGCCGGCAAAATAGAACGAGAGCTGGGCTGGACACCGCAGGAAACGTTTGAAAGCGGCCTGCGCAAAACAGTGCAATGGTATCTGGCCAACCCAAGGTGGGTGAGCCATGTAAAAAGCGGCGAGTACCGGCAGTGGCTTGCGCAACACTATGGTGGGCAGGGCTGA
- the gmd gene encoding GDP-mannose 4,6-dehydratase, whose protein sequence is MKAIITGITGQDGAYLAELLLKKGYTVYGTYRRTSSVNFWRIEELGIEKHPNLHLVEYDLTDLSSSIRLLQTTGATEVYNLAAQSFVGVSFDQPLTTLDITGAGAVNLLEAIRIVNPKVRYYQASTSEMFGQVQQIPQTEATPFYPRSPYGVAKLYAHWMTINYRESYNIFATSGILFNHESPLRGREFVTRKITDSVAKIKLGKLDVLELGNMDAKRDWGFAKEYVEGMWRMLQADKPDTYVLATNRTETVRDFVTLAFKAVDIELRWQGEGEQEHAINAVTGKVVVRVNPKFYRPAEVELLIGNPKKAKDELDWEPKTSLEELCRMMVEADLRRNEQGFSF, encoded by the coding sequence ATGAAAGCAATTATAACTGGCATTACTGGACAAGACGGCGCTTATCTGGCCGAACTACTGCTAAAAAAAGGCTACACAGTTTACGGTACTTATCGAAGAACCAGCTCAGTTAACTTCTGGAGAATTGAAGAGCTGGGCATAGAAAAACATCCCAACCTGCACTTGGTAGAGTACGATCTGACCGATCTGTCTTCCAGTATTCGACTGCTACAAACTACCGGTGCTACCGAGGTATACAACCTAGCGGCACAAAGCTTTGTCGGTGTGTCGTTTGATCAACCATTAACTACGTTGGATATTACCGGCGCAGGTGCCGTAAACCTGCTTGAAGCCATCCGCATTGTTAACCCCAAGGTGCGTTACTATCAGGCTTCCACCTCCGAGATGTTTGGTCAGGTTCAACAGATCCCACAAACTGAAGCAACGCCATTCTATCCGCGCAGCCCCTATGGTGTAGCCAAACTCTATGCTCACTGGATGACCATTAACTACCGCGAGTCTTACAACATTTTTGCCACCAGCGGTATTCTGTTCAACCATGAATCACCACTGCGTGGCCGTGAATTTGTCACTCGAAAAATTACTGACTCCGTAGCCAAAATCAAACTGGGTAAACTGGATGTACTGGAACTAGGCAACATGGATGCCAAGCGGGATTGGGGTTTTGCCAAGGAGTACGTAGAAGGTATGTGGCGCATGCTACAAGCCGATAAACCCGATACGTATGTGTTGGCCACCAATCGTACAGAAACTGTGCGCGATTTTGTAACCCTGGCCTTTAAAGCAGTAGACATCGAACTGCGCTGGCAAGGTGAAGGCGAGCAAGAGCATGCCATAAATGCGGTTACCGGTAAGGTAGTTGTACGGGTTAACCCCAAGTTCTATCGTCCTGCCGAGGTGGAGCTGCTGATCGGTAACCCGAAAAAAGCCAAGGATGAGCTGGACTGGGAGCCCAAAACCAGTCTGGAAGAGCTGTGCCGGATGATGGTTGAGGCTGACTTACGCCGCAACGAGCAAGGCTTTTCTTTTTAA
- a CDS encoding sulfotransferase family 2 domain-containing protein codes for MEKIVFLHIPKTGGTSVHDYLITKFSGNEIIPDRFNTLRNHSPEHLNQFRYFSGHYDIDGINRIPGNKKVFTFFREPKETILSLYYFWRSHKISFIEKHNLNGPRIAKKLSLLEFLRYNKEGIPANINNYTTRVLIGKMHYGPNGEFLYPEDELIDRAKATINSLATFGVMDNYNKSYRKVIEDLGFKAPEIIPHSRNSSERKDPNLEPIEKEKITDDISEELEKLTQFDQVIYNYAKKTLNT; via the coding sequence GTGGAAAAGATAGTTTTTTTACATATACCAAAAACTGGTGGAACATCTGTACATGACTATTTAATTACAAAATTCTCAGGCAATGAAATTATCCCTGATAGATTTAACACACTCAGAAATCATAGCCCTGAACACTTAAACCAGTTTCGTTACTTTTCAGGTCATTATGATATAGATGGCATTAACAGAATCCCTGGTAACAAGAAAGTTTTCACATTTTTTCGGGAGCCAAAGGAAACTATACTATCACTTTACTATTTTTGGCGCTCTCATAAAATTAGTTTTATTGAAAAGCATAATCTCAATGGACCTCGCATAGCGAAAAAGTTAAGTCTTTTAGAGTTCTTACGGTATAACAAAGAAGGAATACCCGCAAACATCAATAACTACACAACACGAGTCCTGATAGGGAAGATGCACTACGGCCCTAACGGTGAATTTTTATACCCCGAGGATGAGCTAATAGATAGAGCAAAAGCCACTATTAATAGTTTAGCGACTTTTGGAGTAATGGATAACTATAACAAATCTTACCGAAAAGTAATTGAAGATCTTGGGTTTAAAGCCCCTGAAATCATACCTCACTCACGAAACAGCAGTGAGCGAAAAGATCCAAACCTAGAACCCATAGAAAAGGAAAAAATCACCGATGATATCAGTGAAGAGTTAGAAAAACTTACTCAGTTCGATCAGGTAATATATAATTACGCAAAAAAAACACTCAACACTTGA
- a CDS encoding GDP-mannose 4,6-dehydratase: MPTALVTGASGFTGRYMVAALQQRSFKVIGLGSKPSPADVMIPCDLTDPAAVKAAVSQAAPDWVIHLAALSFVEHADQQAFYQVNVFGTLNLLQALSELEKPPSRVLIASSANVYGIPDISRITEKECPTPVNHYACSKLAMEHMVANFFECLPIVITRPFNYTGPGQDSRFLIPKIVEHFARGDRTIELGNIDVSRDFSDVRDLISAYLSLLESDVSGTTVNVCSGKDTALRTIIERMNHLAGYNIEVKVNPAFVRANEIPRLCGVNDRLKNLTGWQPNYTLEQTLLDTFKSAKARNIGTQ, translated from the coding sequence ATGCCAACAGCCTTGGTTACAGGGGCTTCCGGTTTTACCGGGCGCTATATGGTAGCCGCACTGCAACAACGCAGCTTCAAAGTGATCGGCTTAGGTAGTAAACCCTCTCCAGCAGATGTGATGATTCCGTGTGATTTGACGGATCCGGCCGCCGTAAAGGCGGCCGTTTCACAAGCTGCCCCCGACTGGGTTATCCACCTTGCCGCTTTGTCTTTTGTCGAGCATGCCGACCAGCAGGCATTTTATCAGGTTAACGTATTCGGTACTCTTAACCTGTTACAGGCCCTCTCCGAGCTGGAAAAGCCACCATCTCGAGTACTTATAGCCAGCAGCGCCAATGTATATGGCATACCTGACATTAGTCGCATTACAGAAAAGGAATGCCCGACACCCGTCAATCATTATGCCTGCAGCAAACTGGCCATGGAGCACATGGTAGCCAACTTTTTTGAATGTCTGCCTATTGTGATAACTCGCCCCTTTAACTACACCGGTCCGGGCCAAGATAGCCGCTTTCTTATTCCCAAGATTGTGGAGCATTTTGCCCGCGGCGATCGCACTATTGAACTCGGTAATATTGATGTCAGCCGCGACTTTTCTGATGTACGGGATCTAATCTCTGCCTATCTTTCCTTGCTTGAGTCAGATGTGAGTGGTACCACAGTGAATGTATGCTCGGGTAAAGATACCGCACTCAGAACAATTATCGAGCGGATGAACCACCTTGCTGGTTATAACATTGAAGTAAAGGTGAACCCAGCCTTTGTTCGTGCTAACGAAATACCCCGACTCTGTGGTGTTAATGACCGCCTAAAAAATCTCACCGGCTGGCAGCCCAATTATACTTTGGAGCAAACTTTACTTGATACCTTTAAGTCTGCCAAAGCAAGAAATATAGGTACTCAATAA
- a CDS encoding methyltransferase domain-containing protein encodes MLNKLKSVIHLKRNHTLPQTEDFPLFGRLFMSSANPLGSLNKQENLASIKQLLQKVQALQNDYQPAYGLLEEYPSTRQELLERNCELITQEVQLKGAEQQIRILDVGCNCGYTAMKLAEIFPNVVGLEIQQDLTELANRLAVCANSGARFYDVDIFALLLEDRCDFENIDVLLLLNVMHQIIFHYGLDQAKAMLFKILAQVDYVFVELAHQKDYIRHGKAHLLPSRPEYLLDGLEELGFTIKKLADTPRPFYLIKRNQCTLGKLHIQYNKLDFSRSKNPLISRKYYGGQHQFLKLFRFTYGQSSECYERELKALLATQHLAATPRLHNWAMGHGYGAIMMSRLPGQPLTGRVYGKNQLTQTERFHISAQYVAINRQLQECIGFHNDLQPHNLFIDQHNALFVFDFEQAHELPQNDPYGMLLWTLFDIWGGRVPNRPQCIASLRPVPQGKERAAAAVYPDFSTLDLPEQIKALVNEALTAPSWAAFISKWDDKLASAAKPS; translated from the coding sequence ATGCTGAACAAGTTAAAAAGCGTTATTCACCTTAAACGTAACCATACCCTGCCACAAACTGAGGATTTTCCTCTGTTTGGCCGTTTGTTTATGTCGTCGGCCAACCCGCTGGGTTCACTCAATAAGCAGGAAAATCTTGCCAGCATCAAACAACTCCTGCAAAAGGTGCAGGCCCTGCAAAACGACTATCAACCTGCCTATGGCCTGCTGGAAGAATATCCATCTACGCGGCAGGAGCTGCTGGAAAGAAACTGTGAGCTGATCACTCAGGAGGTGCAGTTAAAAGGCGCTGAGCAGCAAATCAGAATTCTGGATGTGGGCTGCAACTGTGGCTATACCGCCATGAAACTGGCGGAAATCTTTCCTAATGTAGTGGGGCTGGAAATTCAGCAGGATCTAACCGAGCTGGCAAACCGGCTGGCGGTGTGTGCCAACTCCGGTGCCCGCTTTTACGATGTTGATATTTTCGCTTTGTTGCTTGAAGACAGGTGTGATTTTGAAAACATCGATGTGTTACTGCTGCTTAACGTAATGCACCAGATTATTTTTCACTATGGCCTGGATCAGGCCAAAGCGATGCTGTTTAAAATTCTCGCCCAAGTGGATTACGTGTTCGTGGAGCTGGCCCACCAGAAAGACTACATTCGGCATGGTAAGGCTCATTTGCTGCCCAGTCGCCCGGAATATTTGCTGGATGGACTGGAAGAACTTGGCTTTACCATAAAAAAACTGGCCGACACCCCCAGACCCTTTTATCTGATTAAACGCAACCAGTGCACCTTGGGCAAGCTGCACATTCAATACAACAAGCTGGACTTCAGCCGCTCAAAAAACCCGCTGATCAGCCGCAAGTATTATGGTGGCCAGCATCAGTTTCTTAAACTGTTCCGGTTTACTTATGGCCAGAGCAGCGAATGCTACGAGCGGGAGCTGAAGGCGTTGCTGGCCACTCAGCACCTTGCCGCCACTCCGCGGCTGCATAACTGGGCCATGGGGCATGGCTATGGTGCGATCATGATGAGCCGCCTGCCGGGCCAGCCACTTACCGGCCGGGTTTATGGCAAGAATCAGCTCACCCAAACCGAACGCTTTCACATTAGCGCACAATATGTGGCAATCAATCGACAGTTACAGGAATGCATTGGTTTTCATAACGATCTTCAGCCACACAACCTGTTTATTGACCAGCACAATGCACTGTTTGTGTTCGATTTTGAACAGGCTCACGAGCTACCGCAAAACGATCCTTACGGCATGCTGCTATGGACGCTGTTCGATATTTGGGGCGGGCGGGTACCCAACCGCCCACAGTGCATTGCCAGCTTAAGGCCGGTTCCCCAAGGCAAGGAGCGCGCCGCTGCGGCGGTTTATCCCGATTTCAGTACTCTTGATTTACCTGAGCAGATAAAAGCGCTGGTCAACGAGGCCCTAACGGCACCATCCTGGGCTGCATTTATCAGCAAGTGGGATGACAAGCTTGCCAGTGCAGCAAAGCCTTCATAA
- the rfbD gene encoding dTDP-4-dehydrorhamnose reductase translates to MHILLLGRNGQLGWELQRALAPLGRLTALDRHSSDYCGDLARPEQLVQTVRTLRPNVIVNAAAYTAVDRAETEQEQAMLVNATAVETLAREAEALGAWLVHYSTDYVFSGEGFSPWSEADATAPINTYGASKRAGELAIIRNCSRHLVFRTSWVYATRGNNFARTMLRLGQERQTLNVVSDQIGAPTSAALIADVTAHALRLAMVQPALAGLYHLAAAGETSWHDYAAFVFELARNAGLPLALQALHPIATQAWLTPAIRPLNSRLDCRKLEASFDIMLPPWQQGLTHTLSEILESLIEQA, encoded by the coding sequence ATGCATATTTTGCTGTTGGGTAGAAACGGCCAGCTGGGCTGGGAGTTGCAACGGGCTCTGGCTCCGCTTGGGCGGCTTACCGCGCTGGATCGCCACAGTTCCGATTATTGCGGCGATCTGGCAAGACCAGAGCAGTTGGTGCAAACGGTACGGACACTCAGGCCGAATGTGATTGTGAATGCCGCCGCCTACACAGCAGTGGACCGGGCCGAAACCGAGCAGGAGCAAGCCATGTTGGTTAACGCCACTGCGGTGGAGACACTGGCCCGGGAGGCGGAAGCTCTGGGGGCCTGGCTGGTGCATTATTCCACCGATTATGTGTTCAGTGGTGAGGGCTTCTCCCCCTGGAGCGAAGCCGACGCCACCGCCCCTATCAATACCTATGGCGCCAGCAAACGGGCCGGAGAGCTGGCCATTATTCGCAATTGCTCACGGCATTTGGTTTTTCGTACCAGCTGGGTGTATGCCACGCGCGGCAACAACTTTGCCCGCACCATGTTGCGATTGGGCCAGGAGCGACAAACGCTGAACGTGGTGAGTGACCAGATTGGTGCGCCTACCAGCGCTGCCCTGATCGCAGATGTCACCGCCCATGCACTGCGCCTGGCTATGGTGCAGCCGGCACTGGCCGGTTTGTATCATCTGGCAGCAGCGGGAGAAACCAGCTGGCATGATTATGCCGCCTTTGTGTTTGAGCTGGCGCGCAATGCCGGCCTGCCTCTGGCGCTGCAAGCGTTGCACCCTATTGCCACTCAAGCCTGGCTCACGCCCGCCATTCGGCCACTTAACTCCCGGCTGGATTGCCGCAAACTGGAGGCCAGCTTTGATATCATGCTTCCCCCCTGGCAACAGGGGCTGACACACACGCTGAGCGAAATTCTGGAGTCTCTCATTGAACAGGCGTAA
- a CDS encoding phosphomannomutase — MITAVRARTIIAQSNIAFGTSGARGLVEQFTDEVCAAFAVAFLSQLQHSATVKRVAIGLDRRPSSPAMAAACAGAARAMGLQVDYYGILPTPALAWQAMKDGVPAIMITGSHIPFDRNGIKFYRPDGEITKADEQAIVQSAAKLPAFEPALPPETSRARESYIARNLSLFSAGLLSGWRIGVYEHSAAGRDINIEVLSHLGAEVVSLGRTDTFVPIDTEAVTEEDKARGRAWSREHKLNAIFSTDGDGDRPLVADENGEWLRGDILGLLCARFLGIEALAVPVSCNTAIEACGHFANVLRTRIGSPYVIEGMQQLAGQHRQVAGFEANGGFLMHDLPTRDALLPALALFAAAREVNQPISALLANLPSRFTASDRIKNFPTEQSRALLATWQQNTAELEAALNLPAPIANINTTDGLRATLENGSIVHLRPSGNAPELRCYVEASSTALADNLVAHSLARLAGLPG; from the coding sequence ATGATTACAGCAGTAAGAGCTCGTACAATAATTGCACAAAGTAATATCGCCTTCGGCACCAGTGGTGCCCGTGGCCTGGTTGAGCAATTTACCGATGAAGTCTGCGCCGCCTTTGCGGTGGCGTTTTTATCGCAGTTGCAGCATTCTGCCACTGTTAAACGGGTGGCCATTGGCCTGGACCGGCGCCCGTCCAGCCCGGCCATGGCCGCTGCCTGCGCCGGTGCCGCCAGGGCCATGGGGCTGCAGGTAGACTATTACGGCATTCTGCCCACCCCGGCCCTGGCCTGGCAGGCCATGAAGGATGGTGTGCCGGCCATTATGATCACCGGCAGCCATATTCCCTTTGATCGCAATGGCATCAAGTTCTACCGGCCGGACGGCGAAATTACCAAGGCCGACGAGCAGGCCATAGTGCAATCGGCGGCGAAGCTGCCCGCCTTTGAACCGGCGTTGCCGCCCGAAACCTCCCGTGCCCGCGAAAGCTATATTGCCCGCAATCTGTCGCTGTTTTCGGCCGGCTTGCTTTCAGGCTGGCGCATTGGGGTATATGAGCACTCTGCCGCTGGCCGCGATATTAATATTGAGGTGCTCTCTCACCTGGGTGCCGAGGTGGTGTCTTTGGGCCGCACCGACACTTTTGTGCCCATCGACACGGAAGCCGTAACGGAAGAAGACAAGGCCCGTGGCAGAGCCTGGTCGCGCGAGCACAAGCTGAATGCCATTTTCTCAACCGATGGCGACGGTGATCGCCCGCTGGTGGCGGATGAAAACGGCGAATGGCTGCGCGGCGATATACTCGGCTTGCTGTGCGCACGCTTTCTCGGCATTGAGGCACTGGCCGTGCCGGTAAGCTGCAACACCGCCATTGAGGCCTGTGGCCACTTTGCCAACGTGCTGCGTACCCGCATTGGCTCACCCTATGTGATTGAAGGCATGCAGCAACTGGCCGGTCAGCATCGGCAGGTAGCCGGTTTCGAGGCCAATGGTGGCTTTTTAATGCACGATCTGCCCACGCGAGATGCCCTGTTGCCGGCCCTGGCGCTGTTTGCCGCCGCCCGGGAAGTGAACCAGCCCATTTCGGCCTTGCTGGCCAATTTGCCGTCGCGCTTTACTGCCAGTGATCGCATTAAAAACTTTCCTACCGAGCAAAGTCGGGCTTTGCTTGCCACCTGGCAGCAAAACACCGCCGAGCTTGAAGCCGCACTGAACTTGCCCGCCCCTATTGCTAACATCAATACCACAGACGGCCTGCGCGCCACTCTGGAAAACGGCAGCATTGTGCACCTGCGCCCTTCCGGCAACGCCCCCGAGCTGCGCTGTTATGTTGAGGCAAGCAGCACAGCACTGGCAGACAATCTGGTTGCCCACAGTCTTGCCCGGCTGGCTGGCCTGCCCGGCTGA